CGTCGAGGCGATGGACCATCGCTACCTGAACAAAGAGGTTCCGGAATTTGCGACGGCCATTCCAACCACGGAAAACATTGCCATCGCTGCGTGGAAACGAATTCATTCGAAATTGACGGTGGCACGGTTGCACCGTGTCCGGTTATACGAGACGCCGGACCTGTTTGTGGACTACTACGGAGAAGAGTAGCCAAGCACATGAAAGCCTATCTGACAAGGCGGTACATGCTTTCGGCGTCGCATCGCCTGCACTGCGACTCGATGAGTGCGGAGGAAAACCGCGCGACATATGGCAAGTGCAACAACCCACACGGGCACGGCCACAATTACTATGTTGAAGTTTCGGTGAGCGGGCACGTCGATCCAGCGACAGGGATGATTTGCAACTTGGTGGATTTGGATTCGTACATTCGCGAGCATGTGCTGGAACGCTTCGATCACCAGAATCTCAATCACCTGGATGAATTCCGCGGGATTGTGCCCAGCAGTGAAAACCTCTGCGAATTGGTCTACAACATTGTGAAGCAGGGGTTCAGCGCCGCACATCTCGACAAAGTGCGGCTGGAAGAAACCACGATGAACAGCGTTGAATTTGCAGGCGGAGCTGAGCCGCTGCGGTAACTCGAAAGCAGCCTGCGGGATTGTGAATATGAAAGCGATGGAGCAATGAGGACAACAACACCGACGTTGACGAGCGCAACTTGCGAAGAACTGGTTCGCGAGATGCTAGTGCGTATTGGAGAAGATCCCGACCGCGAGGGCCTGCTGCGAACGCCTGAGCGAGTGCATCAATCAATAGACTTCCTGACCAAGGGATACCGCGACGATCCAGATGCGATCCTCAACGGCGCGCTCTTCACCGTGAGCTACGATGAGATGGTCATCGTAAAAGATATTGAAATGTTCAGCCTTTGCGAGCATCACATGTTGCCGTTCTTCGGCAAGGTGCACATCGCGTATATCCCCAAGGGCAAGGTGATAGGTCTTAGCAAGCTGCCGCGACTGGTAGAGATTTTCTCGCGCCGGCTACAGGTTCAGGAACGCATGACAACGGACATTGCAGGGGCAATCATGAGGGTAGTGGAACCTCTCGGCGTAGGCGTTGTCATTGAGGCGCGACACCTTTGCATGATGATGCGGGGCGTTGAGAAACAACATTCGGCGACCGTGACCTCCTGCATGCTTGGCGCATTCCGCAGCAAGCAGACGCGCGAAGAGTTCCTGGCGCTCATCCGGAATAAGAACGGAAACGGATTTTAAGAGCGCAGCGAGTTCGAGCGAGCGTAGGCTAGTGGATCGTCAGATCGTCGGTCTTCGATCGATACGGCGGCATGTTGCAGTTCTGATTGGATAGACGGTTTCGCATGGCAAAGAAAGTCGCATCGAACACCCCCAGGAACATCAGCAAAAGTGCAAGCAGGGAAGCGCGAAAGGGCGCTTCTAGCTCGGTTCACCCAACGACAATCTCACCGGAGACGAAAACTTTCGAAGGCAAGCTGAGCGGGCAGGTAGCCGTCGTTACCGGCGGAAGTCGCGGAATTGGGCTGGCGATCGCACGCGCGCTGGCTGCGGAAGGGTGCACAGTCGTTGTTACCGGGCGCGATGATTCGGCCCTGAAGAGGTTAGCCCGCGACCTTGCAGGCACTGTCCTGACGCGACACTGCGACGTGAGGGACCCGAAATCCGTGGCGCGGCTGTTTGTGGCTCTTAAGAAACAATTTGGGAAACTGGACATCCTGGTGAACAACGCTGGGGTGGCGCACCCGCTTCAGGATGTGGATCGACTTCCACTGGAAGTGTGGACCGAGGTCGTCGGGACGAACCTGACTGGTCTATTCCTGACTACGCGTTCGGCTGTGGCGCTGATGGCGCGCGGCGCCACGATCGTTAACAATCTTTCGGTCTCCGCAAAGACCGTGTTCCCAGGCATGTCGGCTTATAACGCTTCAAAGCACGGAGCCCTTGGATTCACGGACTCACTGCGCGAAGAGCTGCGGCCACGCGGCATTCGCGTTATAGGACTGGTGCCCGGTGCGACGTCCACGGAGATATGGAAGCAGTTCTGGCCCGATGCGCCGCGGGAACGCATGATGGCTCCGGAAAGCATTGCGGAGGCGCTGCTGGCGGCCATCCTGCTCCCGCAGAATACGACCGTGTCGGAGTTGGTGATTACGCCCACCAGCGGCGCACTCTAGTCACGCCAGCCTCATATCTCAGCGCGAGCTTGTTTGTGGTTGCTCGATCCGGGTGGACTGGGAAGAAACAATTTGCCATTGCCCGCCGCGCTTCGCCCAAACGCGGGTGACCATGTAGTCGCCAGAAATATCACGCCCTTCAAACGTCCCCTTGAGATTCACTTTGCCGGAGACAATGGCGGCATCACCAAGCACGCGGACTGTCATCTCGCTCCAGTTTAGCGAGTCATACTTCAGCTTTCCGCTTTGGCGGTTCGCGATACTGGTTTGCTTGTCCGAGGCGACTCCACGACCGCTGATGCCCATGAAGTCGTTGGCGAGATGCTGCTGAGCCCAACTCGAGTCAGCCTTTAGCAATGCTTCGCGTCCCTTCGTTTCCAAGTCACGGATCTGTTGAGCGACCTTCGGGTCGCCACTATCCTTGCCGCTTTGGGGCATTGTGCCCTGGGCAACGGCACTGGCCGCGAGTACGAAGCAAAGCATGGAGGCAACCATCACGCTGCGGAAAGTCATACTGATTCTCCTATACAGGGATATCAAGCCAGGGGATGAAACGGAGGGGAACTGCCGGCAGGAATATTAGTGCCGTGGCTCTGTTACATGCAACGTAATTCGAGAGTCGCAGGCCAAAGTAGCTGCTTACACTGTGGCTATTGATCGAACGGAACGACTGGCCGCCTTAGGTACCGTAGCGATAGCGGCGCGGACGCGAAGGCAGAAGCCTGATCAACACCACGCCTGCGACAAACCCTCCGACATGCGCCCAGAAAGCGATACCGCCGGTGGTGCGACTTGTGGCTGTAATGGCCGTCGCGGCTCCGCTCAGAAACTGCGCGACGAACCAGTAGCCGAGCACAACCCAAGCGGGTAGCCAGACGAAGAAGATGAAGAAGAAAGGAACGAGCGTGAGTACGCGCGCGGCGGGATAGAGCACGAAGTACGCGCCCATAATCCCAGCGATAGCGCCGCTGGCGCCGACGCTCGGAACCGTCGAATTGACATTGAATGCCGTGTGAACGAGCGACGCGGCGACGCCCGTCCCGAGATAGAGGACGAGGTAGAGAAAGTGTCCGAGATGATCCTCAACGTTGTCGCCGAAAATATAGAGTGCCCACATGTTCGCGATAAGGTGCAGCCAGGATCCGTGCAGAAACATGGAAGTAACGATTGGAAGCAGCGCAGCCTCGGGCGTGATCTGTGGAACTCCGCCCAGGAGATTCGTGATATTCGCGGGGACCAGCCCGAATTCGTATACGAAAGCGTTGCGCACGGGAGGCGCTAGCATCACTTCAAACAGAAACACGATGATGTTTGCCGCCAACAGGAAGTACGTTATGTACGGAGTGTTGATGCGCGGCGCGTCGTCTCTGAGTGGGATCATTTTGCAAAGGCCGCGGCGATGGGCGTTCATCTGCAAAGCCGCTCGCACACAAATCCGAGCGCGAAGCGTGTCCCCATCTCACGCATTTCGTCCGGAGAACATCATACGCAAAATTCGTCCGTCTGTGTTGACCCGGAGACGCTTAGCGTTGACGATAGCAGGGCAATGTCATCGAACGGAATTCTTGTCATCGATAAACCTTCGGGATGGACGTCGCACGACGTCGTGGGCCGGGTACGCCGCTTGCTAGGCGAAAAGTCTGTTGGCCACCTCGGAACCCTGGACCCAATGGCCACCGGAGTGCTTCCGCTCGTACTGGGCCGTATGACGCGACTGGCGCAGTTTTACGGAGACGCGATAAAGGCCTACGAAGGCGAAATACGCTTCGGATTCGCCACCGACACCTACGACGCCGAAGGCGAGCGCGCGGACGTCTCCGGGGCGGTCGCGCTAGAAACTCTGAACCTCGATAGCATCCGCGCGGCCGCTGCGAAATTTGTCGGCCCGCTGGAACAGGTGCCGCCACCATTCTCGGCGAAGAAGATCAATGGAGTTCCGGCATACAAGTTGGCGCGCAAGAAGGTGGAAGTTCAACTCAAGGGGTCTCAGGTAGAGATCAAAGAATTCGAAGTGCTGGACCTGGTTGGCGACCGCGCACGCTTCCGAGCGCTGGTTTCGTCTGGCACCTATATCCGGGCAATCGCCCATGAACTTGGCCAGGTATTGGGCACCGGAGCGCACCTGAGCGCGCTCCGGCGCACCATGGTCGCAGAGTTCACTCAGCAGGACGCCCGGACACTCGACCAGATCGAGGCGGCCGTCCACGGCGCCACCGGACTGGAAGACTTGCTCGTGCACCCCAGGCGGGTGCTGCCGGAAATGCCGTCAGTGACTGCAACGGAAGAACAAGCGAACTGGATCCGAAACGGACGCGCCGTGAACCTGCCGGAGACGTCGCGCGCGAAGTTGATTAAGGTGTTCGTCGGCCAGCGAGAGATCATTGCAATCATGAGCCGCGTAGCCGGAACGCTGTTCCATCCAAAAGCAGTGCTGATGGGCAGCAATGAGCCGGTGGCGAGCAGGGGTTAGTCAGGCCCGTGGGAGACGGGTGCCAACGATTCAGGTGAACTTCAACATTGAAATTACGAGGTCAAGCGTCTGGCCCCGCAAATTTCCGCCAATATGCTCTATGTCCGATAACGGATATTCTGTTAATAACGCCAGGTGAGCGATAAAGACGCGTGAATATGGTGAGGTTTATCGGTCTCGCTATCTCTGCCTGAGCAGACTAGGCCGTAGGTGCAAGCAACTGCTTTAAGTCTTCCCTAAACTCGCTCAGTTCGCTGAGGCGAGCCGGCGTGGCTTCGACAAAGTC
This genomic interval from Clostridia bacterium contains the following:
- a CDS encoding 6-carboxytetrahydropterin synthase produces the protein MKAYLTRRYMLSASHRLHCDSMSAEENRATYGKCNNPHGHGHNYYVEVSVSGHVDPATGMICNLVDLDSYIREHVLERFDHQNLNHLDEFRGIVPSSENLCELVYNIVKQGFSAAHLDKVRLEETTMNSVEFAGGAEPLR
- the folE gene encoding GTP cyclohydrolase I FolE, translating into MRTTTPTLTSATCEELVREMLVRIGEDPDREGLLRTPERVHQSIDFLTKGYRDDPDAILNGALFTVSYDEMVIVKDIEMFSLCEHHMLPFFGKVHIAYIPKGKVIGLSKLPRLVEIFSRRLQVQERMTTDIAGAIMRVVEPLGVGVVIEARHLCMMMRGVEKQHSATVTSCMLGAFRSKQTREEFLALIRNKNGNGF
- a CDS encoding SDR family oxidoreductase, which encodes MAKKVASNTPRNISKSASREARKGASSSVHPTTISPETKTFEGKLSGQVAVVTGGSRGIGLAIARALAAEGCTVVVTGRDDSALKRLARDLAGTVLTRHCDVRDPKSVARLFVALKKQFGKLDILVNNAGVAHPLQDVDRLPLEVWTEVVGTNLTGLFLTTRSAVALMARGATIVNNLSVSAKTVFPGMSAYNASKHGALGFTDSLREELRPRGIRVIGLVPGATSTEIWKQFWPDAPRERMMAPESIAEALLAAILLPQNTTVSELVITPTSGAL
- a CDS encoding nuclear transport factor 2 family protein, whose protein sequence is MTFRSVMVASMLCFVLAASAVAQGTMPQSGKDSGDPKVAQQIRDLETKGREALLKADSSWAQQHLANDFMGISGRGVASDKQTSIANRQSGKLKYDSLNWSEMTVRVLGDAAIVSGKVNLKGTFEGRDISGDYMVTRVWAKRGGQWQIVSSQSTRIEQPQTSSR
- a CDS encoding rhomboid family intramembrane serine protease, whose protein sequence is MIPLRDDAPRINTPYITYFLLAANIIVFLFEVMLAPPVRNAFVYEFGLVPANITNLLGGVPQITPEAALLPIVTSMFLHGSWLHLIANMWALYIFGDNVEDHLGHFLYLVLYLGTGVAASLVHTAFNVNSTVPSVGASGAIAGIMGAYFVLYPAARVLTLVPFFFIFFVWLPAWVVLGYWFVAQFLSGAATAITATSRTTGGIAFWAHVGGFVAGVVLIRLLPSRPRRYRYGT
- the truB gene encoding tRNA pseudouridine(55) synthase TruB codes for the protein MSSNGILVIDKPSGWTSHDVVGRVRRLLGEKSVGHLGTLDPMATGVLPLVLGRMTRLAQFYGDAIKAYEGEIRFGFATDTYDAEGERADVSGAVALETLNLDSIRAAAAKFVGPLEQVPPPFSAKKINGVPAYKLARKKVEVQLKGSQVEIKEFEVLDLVGDRARFRALVSSGTYIRAIAHELGQVLGTGAHLSALRRTMVAEFTQQDARTLDQIEAAVHGATGLEDLLVHPRRVLPEMPSVTATEEQANWIRNGRAVNLPETSRAKLIKVFVGQREIIAIMSRVAGTLFHPKAVLMGSNEPVASRG